GGAAGTTCGTTGAAAGCGTACATAGCATTGAACTGCATCCAGCTGTAATCGCCAGAACGGATATCTTCGCCGCGATCTGCTGCGAAAGTTGGTGCTGCCATTGTTGCAGTAGCTGCTAGTGCTGTAGCTAGTGCGATAGTTTTAACGTTTTTCATCATCAACCCCATTTATTTATGGTTTGCCGCTCCACTTTATGAAGAGTCAGCGTTTCTTTTTTATGGCGTCGCATTTTACTTAATTTAAGTCAAACTTCAACTGTATTAATGTAAAAAAGCGAACACTAAGTTTTAACATTAGGACAAAGTCATGATTTATCGACAGGTTAAGCTGTCATATCATTGTTATTGCCGTTTTTATGCCGAAAGGAACCCTAACCTTAGTTATTGATCATTTCGTGAAAATTCTTAATTGGAAAACGATTGACTTAATAGTGGCTCTACTCAATGGGAGTAGAGCCTAGATTGGGCGACGATTGTCGACCCAATCTCTAAGTGCTTACAATGCTAGGAATAGACCTGCAAGTGTTGCACTCATAAGGTTTGCAAGCGATGCCGCGATAACTGCACGAACACCAAGCTTAGCAAGGTCATGACGACGGCTTGGAGCCATAGCGCCTAGACCACCAAGTAGAATTGCGATTGAAGATAAGTTAGCAAATCCACATAGTGCGAATGAGATGATAGCTTTAGTTCTATCAGTCATAGCAACACCAGTTTCAGCAACAACTATACCGCCATCAGCAATATCTTTAAGGTAAGGTGCAAAGTTTAGGTAAGCGACGAATTCGTTAACAATGATCTTCTGACCAATGAATGAACCGGCAACCATTGCTTCACCCCAAGGCACACCAATAAGGAATGCTAAAGGCATGAACACATAACCTAGGATAAGCTCAAGAGAAAGGTTCTCAAAGCCTACAAGTCCACCGATGCCACCTAACATACCGTTAAGCATTGCGATAAGACCAACGAATGCTAGTAGCATTGCACCAACGTTTAGTGCTAAATGCATACCAGAAGCAGCACCGGCAGCAGCAGCGTCGATGACGTTTGCAGGCTTATCAGTGTCTTCAGGCAGATCGCCCATTTCGTTTTTAGTTTCTTCAGTCTCTGGATGGATAAGCTTAGCCATCATCAGACCACCAGGAGCGGCCATGAAAGATGCAGCAACCAAGTACTCAATCTTAACGCCCATACCAGCATAACCAGCAAGTACCGCACCAGCAATTGATGCTAAACCACCAACCATGATTGCGAATAGCTCAGAGTTTGTCATAGTCGCAATGAATGGACGTACAACAAGTGGCGCTTCAGTTTGACCAACGAAGATGTTTGCAGTAGCAGACATAGATTCTGTACGGCTTGTACCTAGTGCCTTCTGTAGACCACCACCGATAAACTTAATTACCAACTGCATGATGCCAAGGTAGTAAAGTACAGCGATCAAAGAAGAGAAGAAGATAATAACGGGCAGTACGCGGATAGCGAAGACAAAGCCAACACCGTTTGCGAACATAGCGTCAGTACCTAGACCACCAAATAGGAAGTCGATACCAGCTTGAGAATAACCAATAACATTGGCAACACCCATTGAAACACCGCCAAGCACTTCTTGCCCAACGGGTACATACAATACGAAACCACCGAAAGCGGCTTGAATTGCTAATGCACCTAAAACAGTACGTTTGTTAATTGCTTTTTTATTATTTGAAAGCCCGAAAGCGATCGCAAGTAAGGTGACCACCCCTACTAAACTCATTAAAATATCCATTAACCATCACCCTATTGTTAATACTTTTTAATTATGTTGTTAACCAACCTTTTTCCGCGGTCGATTATACCCGACCGGAACTCTAAAAGCGTCGTATTGATCAAATTTTTGAAGTTTTATTTCAATGATTTCGTTAGTCATTCTGATGCGAGTTACATCTGTTTAATCAAAAAAAACTAAAGGTCAAAGAGTTGCGTTACATTCAAATACAGCTGTTCTGATATAAGAACGTTAGTTTTTTTTTGTAAACTTGCCACTTTTTTGAGTAATAAAGGCAAAATCAATGGTGAGTTCCGATCATTTCCGCTACTTCGAGGGCTCATAGCAGGGGAATCTGTTTCCAATACAAATGCACTGAGAGGCAATTGCGCTACCGTTTGCTGCAGTTTTTTTGCGCTGTCATTTAGCAGCAAACCTCCGACCCCTAACTTGTAGCCTAAATTAACATAACGTAAAGCAAGCTCTGGTCCGCCATAAAAGCCATGGATCACCCCTTTTTTGGCATTATTGGCATTTTTTAGTAAATCCAGCATCTCTTCATGGCTTTTTACACAATGAATAATGAGAGGCAGATCAAATTCTTCAGCTAAGGCGATTTGAGCTCTGAATACTGACAATTGTGTAGTGAAATTACTTTTATGTAACTTATCTAGGCCACACTCGCCAATAGCAACGAGTTTCGAAGCTTGACGCAAGCTCAACAATAGCTGTTTGAGATTAGGTAACGTTTGCTCTGTCATCGAGTGACAGAACCACGGATGCACACCTAGCGCAAAAGGACAATTATAGGCATTTGCAATACGAAGTTGATTAGACCATTTTTCTTCCGAAACCCCAGGGATCACAACTTGACTGATCCCCTGCTCCTTCATTTTTTGAAACAGTTCAGCTCTATCATGATCAAACTCTTGAAAGTCTAAATGTGCGTGGCTGTCTATTAGGGGACTCACTATGACATTTTCATTGGGGTCGGTTTTTGTACTTAATGGTTCCATATCCGCTCAAGCTCCCTACTATTTAACTCGTTAGCGCTGTCACAATTGCATTTTAGTCCATCAGAGTGATACCAATAGCATTATTAGCAACGAGTGCCAATAAAACTAGCCGGGCGCTTGATGAAAGTCCATTAAACCCCCTCTGAAACGAGCACCTTCAAGTAGGATGGGGATATATTTAAGCCAATAAAAAACCCAAGCTTTAGCTTGGGTTTTTTAAAGGAACATAATCAGCTGGGATTAGTTCTCACGCGTCTTAGCAAATTCGATATCTGGATAACGCTCCATCGACAAGTTTAAGTTAACCATTGTTGGCGCGATGTAAGTCAGGTTATCGCCACCATCAAGTGCTAAGTTCATGCTGCACTTACGTCTAAACTCATCAAGCTTCTTATGGTCATCACAATACACCCAACGCGCTGTCGCTACGCTAATGGCTTCATATATTGCTTCAACTTTATATTCAGTCTTTAATCGACCAACAACCACTTCAAACTGCAATACACCAACAGCACCAACAATGAGGTCATTGCTGTCTATTGGTCTAAAGACCTGCACAGCACCCTCTTCAGAAAGCTGTACTAGCCCTTTTAGCAACTGCTTTTGTTTTAACGGATCTCTAAGACGAATACGGCGGAACATTTCTGGAGCAAAGTTTGGAATACCGGTAAAACGCAGCTTTTCACCTTGAGTAAAGGTATCGCCAATACGAATGGTACCATGGTTATGTAAACCAATAATATCACCAGGATAAGCGGCCTCAGCCCGGTTACGGTCACCCGCCATAAAGGTCAGAGCATCGCTGACGTTTACATCTTTACCTAAGCGAACATGGTGCATTTTCATGCCCTGCTCATAACGACCGGAACAAACGCGCATAAAGGCGACGCGGTCACGATGCTTAGGATCCATATTGGCTTGGATCTTAAAGATAAATCCGCTGAACTTAGACTCTTCCGGCTCGATAACTCGCGTTTCGGTTTCACGCGTTTGAGGTGTCGGCGCCCACTCGACGATACCATCAAGAATATGGTCAACGCCAAAGTTACCCAGTGCGGTACCAAAGTAAACAGGTGTCAGTTCGCCTTTTAAGAACAACTCATGGTTAAACTCATGGGCAGCGCCAACAACAAGTTCCATCTCATCGCGCACTTCATCAGCATAGGTGCCGATAGCCTCATCAAGCTCAGGGTTATTCAAGCCCTTAATAATTCTTGAATCTTGTATTGTGTGCCCCATACCACCTTGATAAAGGATAACCTCATCACGAAGTAGGTGGTAAACACCTTTAAACTCTTTACCTGCGCCAATCGGCCAAGTAATAGGTGCACATTTAATATTGAGCACCTCTTCAACTTCATCCATCAGCTCAATAGGATCGCGTATATCACGATCGAGCTTGTTCATGAAGGTGACAATTGGGGTGTCACGTAGACGAGTCACTTCCATCAATTTAATAGTACGTTGCTCAACACCTTTAGCTGAGTCAATAACCATTAAACATGAATCGACAGCCGTAAGCGTACGGTAAGTATCTTCAGAGAAGTCTTCGTGGCCAGGCGTATCAAGAAGGTTAACTAAGGCATCATTATATGGAAACTGCATCACTGAAGTGGTAATCGAGATACCACGATCTTTTTCCATCTCCATCCAGTCAGACTTAGCATGCTGACCTGACTTTTTGCCTTTTACCGTTCCCGCTTTTTGTAAAGCGTTGCCGAATAAAAGGACCTTTTCAGTAATGGTGGTTTTACCCGCATCTGGGTGAGAGATGATGGCGAAAGTGCGACGCTTGTCTACCTCAACTTTATAGCCTGACATGTTTACCTGTAATTCTGGGAGTTTACAAAGGCGGCAATTATAGCTGTTCGCCTATATTTTGGCTACCAGTGCCGTCGCCTAAATCGATGCTGAAACTGATTTGAAATATCAACAGCTCAATAAAAAAGCCTCCAGTCTGGAGGCTTTGTTTAAAATAAATCACAGTAAAGCTTAATTAACGACCTTTGCAATAGCAGCATTAACGCGAGCAAGCTCTAAACGCGCGTATCTGTGCTCAACAAAATCGTAGATATTAGTTGCCAGAGCCAGTCTAAAGTAGTTCGCGGCTTCGGTATTATCACCCCGCTGCTGGGCTATTTTAGCCATATAAAAATAGGCTTCACATAAACGCTCTGCATACTCATTTGGATGCTTTAAACCCTCTTTGGCTAATGAAAATACAGCTTCTTTATCTTTAGTTCCTAGATAGTAATCGACAAGCGCACTTGACCATGCATCTGGATTCAATTTAGCGCGGTTAGCTGTCATTCTCAAAGTTGCGCTTTGCGCATCGACTTCTCTTTCTGCAAGATAGAGCCATAGCACACGGTAACCGTCCGAGGTGTCCTTGCTATAAAATGCGTCCATGTCAGATACTGCGAGTTCAGAGCGCTCGCCATAGTAAAGTGAAATGCCACGATTAAGATATGCATAATCATATTCAGGGGATAACTCTAACACGGCATCAAAAGCTTCATAGGCACTTTCGAACTCATTTTCTTGGGTGTAATAAATCCCAAGAAAATTATAAGCATCTGCTAGGTTTGGTTGTAATTTAAGTGCTTGATGAAAGTCGATACGGCTGAGAATTCGTAGACCGACACGATCATAAATCACACCGCGATCATAGTGAAAACGCGCACGCTGTTCCTGCGTCAACTCCATGCTCGACAATATTTCATTGAGCTTAGCTAAGGTTATCTCTAATTTATAGTCAGGTGAAACAGGCGCAACTTTGATGGTGGCTTGTTGATTGCTACCTGACTGAGTTGATACACAGCCGGTCAGCAACATACTGATCCCAGTCATCACCACAATCACGGTAGTACGCATCTTTTGATTCATCCATTTAACCTTTTGAGTTCAGCAATAGCCCCAATAATAGCAACCCACTGGTGCGACTGCTATCAAGGAATTGAAAAATAATCTCATTTACACTAATAATTAGCCTACGGCTGCGCCTATTCTGGACAATATACTCGTCTCAACAATGGCTAGCGTAAATGCCAGGCACAAAAAAGGAGGCCGTTTGGCCTCCTTTTAAACAAACCGTTATGGCTTATTCAGCTGCAGGAGCTTCAGCTTTAGGTGCAGCTTCTTTCATAGAAAGACGCACTCGACCTTGGCGGTCAACTTCCATCACCTTAACTTTAACTTCTTGGCCAACTTCTAAGTAGTCAGACACATTTGCAACACGCTCTTCAGCGATTTGTGAAATATGCACTAGACCATCTTTACCAGGAAGAATAGTTACGAAAGCACCGAAGTCTACGATACGAACAACTTTACCGTTGTAAACTGTTCCAACTTCAACTTCAGCAGTGATCTCTTCGATACGACGGATAGCTTCTTTAGTTGCTTCGCCATTTGAAGAAGCAATCTTCACTGTACCATCATCTTCTAGTTCAATCGTTGTACCAGTTTCTTCAGTAAGCGCACGAATAGTCGCACCGCCTTTACCAATTACGTCACGGATCTTCTCAGGGTTAATCTTAAGAGTTGTGATACGTGGAGCGTGATCAGAGATATCGTCACGATGTGAACCAATAGCTTGGTCCATAACATTTAGGATATGAACACGAGCACCATAGGCTTGCTTTAGAGCAATCTCCATGATGTCTTTAGTGATACCTTCAATCTTGATATCCATCTGCAATGCAGTAATACCATCGCGAGTACCAGCAACTTTAAAGTCCATGTCACCAAGATGATCTTCATCACCTAAGATGTCAGAAAGAACAACGAAATCGTCGCCTTCTTTAACTAGACCCATTGCAATACCGGCAACAGACGTCTTAATAGGAACACCTGCATCCATAAGCGCAAGAGATGTACCACATACAGAAGCCATTGAGCTTGAACCGTTAGATTCAGTGATTTCTGATACAACACGAACGCTGTATGGAAACTCTTCAGCAGAAGGCATAACGGCATTGATACCGCGCCATGCTAGCTTACCGTGACCGATTTCGCGGCGCTTAGGTGAACCAACAAAACCTGTTTCACCGACAGAATATGGAGGGAAGTTATAGTGAAGCATAAAGCGATTTGTGTATTCGCCCATGATGCTGTCAACTTTCTGTGCATCACGTTCTGTACCAAGAGTACAAGTAACTAGTGCCTGAGTTTCACCACGAGTAAACAAAGAGCTACCGTGTGTACGTGGAAGTACGCCAGCCATAACGTTAAGTGCACGAACCATATCTGGCTCACGACCGTCGATACGTGGGTTACCCGCAATGATGCGGCTACGAACTACTTTCTTCTCTAAGCTACCAAGAAGACCGTCGATTTCGCGCAAATCAGCTTCTGGGTTTTCAGCCAATAGTGCTTCTTTAGCAGCAGATTTTACTACGCCAACTTGAGTATAACGATCTTGCTTAACTTCGATTTGGTAAGCTTCAGTAAGACCAGCTTCAGCCAAGTCTTTAATCTTAGCAACAAGAGCTGCGTCTTGAACTGGAGCAGTCCAATCCCATGCAGGCTTGCTAGCTTCAGCTTTTAGTTCACTAATCGCATCAATAACAACTTGCTGCTGGTCATGGCCATAAACCACACCACCAAGCATAACCTCTTCAGGTAAAGCAGCAGCTTCTGATTCAACCATCAGAACCGCACCTTTAGTACCTGCAACAACTAGATCTAGGTCACTATCAATAAGTTGAGTTACATCAGGGTTTAGAACATATTCACCACCGATATAACCAACACGTGCTACACCTAGTGGACCATTGAAAGGTAGACCAGAGATAGCCAATGCAGCCGAAGTACCAATCATCGAAATAACATCAGGATTGATTTCAGGATCAACAGAAACTACTGTGATAATTACCTGGACTTCATTCTTGAAGCCATTTGGGAATAGTGGACGAATTGGACGGTCAATTAGACGTGCAATCAGTGTTTCGCTTTCAGATGGACGACCTTCACGCTTGAAAAATCCGCCTGGGATTTTACCGGCTGCGTATGTCTTTTCCTGGTAATTAACAGTTAGCGGGAAAAAGTCACGCCCTGGCTCTTCAGCTTTCTTTCCAACAACAGTAACTAATACTGTTGTATCACCCATACTCGCTAAAACAGCAGCGTCGGCTTGACGTGCGATAACACCCGTTTCTAACGTAACGGTGTGCTGACCATATTCAAAACTCTTTACGATTGGATTCACGTGAACCATTCCTTAAATTTAATTACCTTAATTACGCGCGTAAGTATACTTCAAGTTTATTCAATAGATAAAGGGAATAGATTAATGACAAAGCGGAATCTTTTCTCTAAAGTGAACATATGACTAAAAGTATGTTCCCAAAATACAACGACTCACCAAGCCAAGAAAATATAAGTTATTGAAATAATGGAAAAGAGTTGATGAAGGGAGATTTCAAATCACTGACATGGAAACAAACAACACTTGTTGTTTCCTCTACGTTATTTTTTGCTGTTGTTATTTTTCTTGTTGAAATATCGCTAGTTTTTGTCAACGCACGCCAGCAACTTATTTCAACACAGCAAGAATTGCTCAATTCAGTAGAGCAACCGGCGACTAATGCCGTCTGGGCCATGGACGAAACGTTAGCAGCGCAAACCATACAGGGATTGCTGAAGGTCGATAATATCGCTTCTGCTACTATCGAATTAGATGATGGCAGCCATTTTGTTGCCGTCAACAGCACTGTTACCGTTGAATCTTCTACACTATTTAAAGATATCAGTGATGAAATATTTGGCGATATCCAGCAAATATCTCGCACACTTTACCGCCCATTTTTCAGCAGCAGTAACTATAAGAAAGAACTCATAGGAAAGCTCACCGTCAACTATGATCCACAAAGTTTGACCGGGTCGCTGTTCGCAACTTTACGTTATAGCCTCTGGGCTACCTTAGTCCGCGCATTTTTACTGACATTAGTGCTATCTATTGTGTTTCACCGCTTCTTAACGCAACCGATAGCGCGCATCAGCGAAGCGATTGACAGAATCGACCCAGAGTCACCAGGCGACAATTTATTACCAAACTCACGACCGCATATGGATGATGAACTCGGTCTTGTCACCAGTAAATTTAATCAAATTTTAGTTCAATTTGCTAAGACTCAAAATAAGTTGCGTAAGATGGCCACCAGAGATCCATTGACAGGCTTACCCAATCGCGCTCTTTTGCTAGAAACCATTGCCGTCGCCATTCAACGCGCTAGAGTACATAGAACACAGTTTGTCCTACTGTTTATTGATTTAGATAGGTTTAAGAACGTTAACGACTCGCTTGGCCATGCATTTGGCGATCAGTTTTTAGTACAGATAGCACGTATTTTAGAAAGCGCTGTAGCTGAGTTAGGAACCGTTGCTCGATTAGGCGGCGATGAGTTTGTTATTTTGGCCGACGAATTGACATCTCCAGCCGAAGCCGCCGAGTTTGTCGATAAACTGTTATTACAGCTCAATACACCAATGCGCCTTGATGAGCATGCTATTCACCCTGCCGCATCAGTTGGGATATCTATCTACCCTGACGATGGTTTGACCGCTGACGATCTTATTCGCCACGCTGATATTGCAATGTACAGTGCAAAAGCTGCCGGCTCCAATCAATGGGCTTTCTTCAAACAACAGATGACTGAACGCGCAGCGGTTCGTTTAAGAACCGAAGCCTCACTACATGACGCATTGAGAAATAATGAATTTGTACTGCACTTCCAGCCGAAGCTAGATATAAAAACTGGTGAACTACTCGGTTGTGAAGCACTGATCCGATGGCAGAAAGATGGCCAACTTATTAGCCCAATGTCGTTTATTCCCGTCGCCGAAGAAACTGGAATTATCATTCCAATCGGTCGCTGGGTGATAGAGGAAAGTTGTCGCACTATTCAAAAGTGGCAACAACAGTACAATGTAACACTGCCTATTGCTGTTAACGTCGCCCCACAGCAGTTTGAACACATAAGTCTAGTGCCAGATATTAAGCAAGCAGCATTTCGCTACCAGATTGCAGCTGAACTACTAGAGATTGAGATCACTGAAACATCACTAATGAATGACATACAACTCGCGATTGAAAAGCTTGAGCAATTGCGCGCCGCAGGCTTTGGTATTGCAGTCGATGACTTTGGAACTGGTTATTCCTCGTTGTCATATCTACGCAATTTGCCAATCACTACCCTTAAAATTGATCGATGCTTTGTGAGTGATTTACCTCAGGAGAGTGCTATCGCTTCAACAATTTTGATGTTAGGAAAGCAGTTAGATTTAAAAATTGTTGCAGAGGGGATTGAAAGCGAAGCACAGCTTAGATGGCTACAAGAGCAGGATTGCTTATTAGGCCAAGGTTATTTATTTAGTAAGCCTTTAACATTAGCAGCGTTCGAAGATAAATATATAAAGCTCAATACCCGAGTAACCCAAGCAGTAAACTAATATTCACCTGCTATTATTTTTAAGCACAAAAAAAGGAGGCAAAGCCTCCTTTTAATAGGTCAAACGTTATCTAATTAAAGATTAACGACGTAGACCTAACTTCTTGATTAGCTCTTGGTAACGAACATTTTCAGTACGCTTAAGATATGCAAGAAGTTTACGACGTGTGTTTACCATACGTAGTAGACCACGACGTGAATGGTGATCATGGATGTGCTCTTTGAAATGGCCTTGAAGGTGGTTAATCTGCGCAGTTAGCAGAGCAACTTGAACTTCAGAAGAACCAGTATCATTTTCGCAACGACCAAATTCAGCTAAGATTTCAGCTTTTTTCTCAACACTTAGTGACATTTCTATCTCCAAAATAATAATTAAAAATCTTTAGCCGATCACTAACTCAGCCAAAGTGAGCGCGTATTCTACCTATTAAGCAAAATAGTAGCAACTAGATTTCTCACCGCGCGACAAAACATTGCTATTCGTCGGAATCCGTTCTCAAAACGATAAGTCGCTTAGGCGCAAGTAGACCGTCATCATTCATTTGGCCAACACCAACAAACTTGCGTTCCTCACCTAGGGTGATCCGCACAAGCTCATCGACTGGTAGATTAGCCACCTGCACCGGATTACCATTCATTAAGAAGGGAGCGATATCGTCAGAGACGTTGATCTCTTTAAAGCCACTCACCGAAGTATCCATCGGCAATAGAAGTGGATCCAACACCTCAGACAAGGTTAGAGACTCCTCTTCAACCTTATTTACCAGCGCTTCCAACTGTGCAAGCGATACCATATTATCGTATGGGTAACCCGCAACTTGGGTACGACGCAACATAATGACATGTGCACCACAGCCTAGCATTTCACCAAGATCATCGGTGATCGTGCGGATATAAGTCCCTTTTGAACAATGTATATCTAAGGTTAGCTCATCGCCTTCAAGACTGATGAAATTAAGCTCAAACACATTGATTGGACGCGCTTCACGGGGAACCTCAATGCCTTCACGAGCATACTTATATAAAGGTTGCCCTTGATATTTAAGCGCCGAATACATTGAAGGAACCTGCATGGTTTTACCGCGAAAATATTCAAGAGCGGTATCTAACTGCGCTTGAGTAAAATCTATTTCACGTGTCTGGACGACTTCACCATCAGAATCACTAGTATCAGTACGTTGCCCAAGTTTAGCGGTCACCAAGTAACGTTTGTCAGCATCAAGCAGATGTTGAGAGAACTTAGTTGCCTCGCCTAAACAGATAGGCAGCATGCCTGTTGCTAATGGATCAAGTGCACCAGTATGACCCGCTTTGTTTGCATCAAAAAAGCGCTTAACTCTTTGTAATGCAAAGTTTGAACTCATACCAGTGTCTTTATCAAGCAATAACACACCATCGACAAAACGACCACGAGAACGGCGACCCATTACTTGTCGTCCTCAGCCTTGCCGTCTTGCTCAACATTTTCTTGAGTGCCGTGCTCTTGTTGCTTTGCTTCATCATTACTGATCACGCGGCTAACAAGGTTTGACATACGCATACCTTCAACCAGTGAACTGTCATAGATAAAACGCAGTTCAGGCATCACACGCAGCTTCATACGGCCAGCCACAAGCGAGCGTATATAGCCCGCAGCATCATCTAATGCCTGCACTTTTTCTTGAACAAGCTTTTCGTCTTCTTCAAAGAAGGTCACGTAAACTTTTGCATAGCTTAAGTCACGTGAAACATCGACATCATTAACAGTAACAAAACCGATACGAGGGTCTTTCATATCACGCTGTAGCACCTGTGCAAGCTCTTGTTGTAACTGCTGTGCTATGCGGCGTGTACGACTAAATTCTTTTGCCATAATATGTTTACCATTTACTTTAAACAATAAAGGCGGCTTACGCCGCCCCTATAAATAAGTTACAAGATAGGTTACAAAGTACGCGCTATCTCAACGGTTTCGAAGACTTCAATCTGATCGCCAACTCTGACGTCATTATAGTTCTTCACACCGATACCACATTCCATGCCGTTACGAACGTCAGAAACATCGTCTTTAAAGCGACGAAGAGATTCAAGCTCACCTTCGTAGATAACAATGTTCTCACGTAGAACACGGATTGGAGCACTACGCTTAATAGTACCTTCTGTAACCATACAACCAGCGATAGCGCCAATCTTAGGAGACTTAAATACATCACGAACTTCAGCAAGACCAATAATTTCTTGTCTAAATTCTGGCGCTAGCATTCCGCTCATCGCGTCTCTAACTTCATCGATCAACTGATAAATGATGCTGTAGTAACGAAGATCAACACTTTCGCTGTCGATGACTTTACGCGCTTGTGCGTCTGCACGAACGTTAAAGCCGACCATAATAGCGTTCGATGCTGCTGCTAGGGTTGCATCAGTTTCAGTTAAACCACCTACGCCGCGAGCGATGATGTTAACTTTAACTTCGTCAGTTGATAGCTTGTTAAGCGAGTCTGAAATCGCTTCAAGGGAACCTTGAACGTCAGCTTTTAGTACCAAGTTAAGCTCTTGAACTTCACCTTCTACCATATTGGCGAACATGTTTTCTAGCTTAGACTTCTGCTGGCGAGCCAACTTAACGTCGCGGAACTTGCCTTGACGATATAGAGCAACTTCACGCGCTTTACGCTCATCACGTACCACTGTCGCTTCATCACCCGCAGACGGTACACCAGAAAGACCTAGAATCTCTACTGGAATTGACGGTCCGGCTTCAGTAATTGCTTGACCGTTCTCATCACGCATAGCACGAACTTTACCGTACTCAAGACCACAAAGAACGATATCGCCCTGCTTCAATGTACCTTCTTGTACAAGTACGGTTGCTACTGGACCACGGCCTTTATCAAGCTTAGATTCAACAACAACACCAGCAGCCATACCTTCACGAACCGCTTTAAGCTCTAGGACTTCAGATTCTAGAAGAATACCTTCTAGTAACTCATCAATACCATCACCGCTCTTAGCTGAAACGTGAACAAACATGTTGTCTCCGCCCCAATCTTCTGACATTAC
The Shewanella sp. KX20019 DNA segment above includes these coding regions:
- a CDS encoding TatD family hydrolase yields the protein MEPLSTKTDPNENVIVSPLIDSHAHLDFQEFDHDRAELFQKMKEQGISQVVIPGVSEEKWSNQLRIANAYNCPFALGVHPWFCHSMTEQTLPNLKQLLLSLRQASKLVAIGECGLDKLHKSNFTTQLSVFRAQIALAEEFDLPLIIHCVKSHEEMLDLLKNANNAKKGVIHGFYGGPELALRYVNLGYKLGVGGLLLNDSAKKLQQTVAQLPLSAFVLETDSPAMSPRSSGNDRNSPLILPLLLKKVASLQKKTNVLISEQLYLNVTQLFDL
- the prfC gene encoding peptide chain release factor 3; the encoded protein is MSGYKVEVDKRRTFAIISHPDAGKTTITEKVLLFGNALQKAGTVKGKKSGQHAKSDWMEMEKDRGISITTSVMQFPYNDALVNLLDTPGHEDFSEDTYRTLTAVDSCLMVIDSAKGVEQRTIKLMEVTRLRDTPIVTFMNKLDRDIRDPIELMDEVEEVLNIKCAPITWPIGAGKEFKGVYHLLRDEVILYQGGMGHTIQDSRIIKGLNNPELDEAIGTYADEVRDEMELVVGAAHEFNHELFLKGELTPVYFGTALGNFGVDHILDGIVEWAPTPQTRETETRVIEPEESKFSGFIFKIQANMDPKHRDRVAFMRVCSGRYEQGMKMHHVRLGKDVNVSDALTFMAGDRNRAEAAYPGDIIGLHNHGTIRIGDTFTQGEKLRFTGIPNFAPEMFRRIRLRDPLKQKQLLKGLVQLSEEGAVQVFRPIDSNDLIVGAVGVLQFEVVVGRLKTEYKVEAIYEAISVATARWVYCDDHKKLDEFRRKCSMNLALDGGDNLTYIAPTMVNLNLSMERYPDIEFAKTREN
- the nlpI gene encoding lipoprotein NlpI; its protein translation is MNQKMRTTVIVVMTGISMLLTGCVSTQSGSNQQATIKVAPVSPDYKLEITLAKLNEILSSMELTQEQRARFHYDRGVIYDRVGLRILSRIDFHQALKLQPNLADAYNFLGIYYTQENEFESAYEAFDAVLELSPEYDYAYLNRGISLYYGERSELAVSDMDAFYSKDTSDGYRVLWLYLAEREVDAQSATLRMTANRAKLNPDAWSSALVDYYLGTKDKEAVFSLAKEGLKHPNEYAERLCEAYFYMAKIAQQRGDNTEAANYFRLALATNIYDFVEHRYARLELARVNAAIAKVVN
- a CDS encoding NupC/NupG family nucleoside CNT transporter, whose protein sequence is MDILMSLVGVVTLLAIAFGLSNNKKAINKRTVLGALAIQAAFGGFVLYVPVGQEVLGGVSMGVANVIGYSQAGIDFLFGGLGTDAMFANGVGFVFAIRVLPVIIFFSSLIAVLYYLGIMQLVIKFIGGGLQKALGTSRTESMSATANIFVGQTEAPLVVRPFIATMTNSELFAIMVGGLASIAGAVLAGYAGMGVKIEYLVAASFMAAPGGLMMAKLIHPETEETKNEMGDLPEDTDKPANVIDAAAAGAASGMHLALNVGAMLLAFVGLIAMLNGMLGGIGGLVGFENLSLELILGYVFMPLAFLIGVPWGEAMVAGSFIGQKIIVNEFVAYLNFAPYLKDIADGGIVVAETGVAMTDRTKAIISFALCGFANLSSIAILLGGLGAMAPSRRHDLAKLGVRAVIAASLANLMSATLAGLFLAL
- the pnp gene encoding polyribonucleotide nucleotidyltransferase, coding for MNPIVKSFEYGQHTVTLETGVIARQADAAVLASMGDTTVLVTVVGKKAEEPGRDFFPLTVNYQEKTYAAGKIPGGFFKREGRPSESETLIARLIDRPIRPLFPNGFKNEVQVIITVVSVDPEINPDVISMIGTSAALAISGLPFNGPLGVARVGYIGGEYVLNPDVTQLIDSDLDLVVAGTKGAVLMVESEAAALPEEVMLGGVVYGHDQQQVVIDAISELKAEASKPAWDWTAPVQDAALVAKIKDLAEAGLTEAYQIEVKQDRYTQVGVVKSAAKEALLAENPEADLREIDGLLGSLEKKVVRSRIIAGNPRIDGREPDMVRALNVMAGVLPRTHGSSLFTRGETQALVTCTLGTERDAQKVDSIMGEYTNRFMLHYNFPPYSVGETGFVGSPKRREIGHGKLAWRGINAVMPSAEEFPYSVRVVSEITESNGSSSMASVCGTSLALMDAGVPIKTSVAGIAMGLVKEGDDFVVLSDILGDEDHLGDMDFKVAGTRDGITALQMDIKIEGITKDIMEIALKQAYGARVHILNVMDQAIGSHRDDISDHAPRITTLKINPEKIRDVIGKGGATIRALTEETGTTIELEDDGTVKIASSNGEATKEAIRRIEEITAEVEVGTVYNGKVVRIVDFGAFVTILPGKDGLVHISQIAEERVANVSDYLEVGQEVKVKVMEVDRQGRVRLSMKEAAPKAEAPAAE